The following proteins are encoded in a genomic region of Syngnathus acus chromosome 22, fSynAcu1.2, whole genome shotgun sequence:
- the LOC119115991 gene encoding WD repeat-containing protein 43-like isoform X2, which produces MADGKGSASLPLPCVFSPKSHRYLAVCAQDGRLRIWNTDSQTLHQEYVPSAHLSATPTCIHWGPCRTAKEGPQRKRRKSEAVQLEQRADLLAMGTVAGTVLIYSTAKGALHCTLDGGHSGGVNCVHWHPEDTLLYSGSDDTNIVEWDLQTGKARSKWKADGAAVTSLCVSPDGKLLLSAGRVIKMWALDTKELYRKFTGHSTAVTTLRFATAQPSDSSGLYFVSGAAHDRLLSVWQVREDGKDKNSVASFVLTDEPKHVDLVASKSKEQAVRLAAVCQDGQLHLFEHFLNGPCKKPQSPLCTLQMSDTKDTPTPIPLLAAALAAESRSAMLAYGNYLQPVTERVDLNTADRHVCLTRNVQTTLSLSITSAVSKVKTPVVNAKSKVLIPGLPGHQAPVKATAKRKEGTDNKEKSIAERLGEIDLQSAASAQKGAPCLQTDNFAVLLVQGLESNDSTILNKVFQTRKDTVIKKTVARLPLPSVLPLVEEITKRLQGHPFTASLMVRWLKAVLMQHTSYLSSLPDLVSQLGVLYHMIESRVKMFHKLTKLKGKLYLLVTQVETKTESNKAFDVDHTAKLVYEEESSDEDEASGSEEGLVDEDSDNWEEDEVMEDDKKEPSDHEEDDADGRTDSKANGEEKMEHDNESEEE; this is translated from the exons ATGGCGGACGGTAAAGGCAGCGCTTCGCTGCCGCTACCTTGCGTCTTTTCGCCTAAATCCCACCGATACCTGGCAGTGTGCGCCCAGGATGGGAGGCTTCGAATTTGGAACACAGACAGTCAAACACTCCACCAGGAGTACGTGCCTTCAGCTCATTTGAGCGCCACTCCTACATGCATACATTGGGGACCATGCCGGACAGCCAAG GAGGGTCctcagaggaagaggaggaaatcGGAGGCGGTGCAGCTGGAGCAAAGGGCAGACCTGTTGGCAATGGGCACGGTGGCGGGCACCGTCCTTATTTACAGTACAGCCAAGGGAGCTCTTCACTGCACCCTG GACGGAGGCCATAGCGGGGGAGTGAATTGCGTTCATTGGCACCCCGAAGACACTTTGTTATATAGCGGCTCCGATGACACAAACATTGTGGAATGGGACCTGCAGACGGGCAAGGCGCGGAG CAAGTGGAAAGCAGACGGAGCCGCGGTAACCAGTTTGTGCGTGAGCCCGGACGGTAAACTGCTGCTTTCGGCCGGACGGGTCATCAAGATGTGGGCCTTGGACACCAAGGAGCTTTATAGG AAATTCACCGGCCACTCCACGGCGGTGACGACGCTCCGCTTTGCCACGGCGCAGCCCAGCGACAGCAGCGGTCTCTATTTTGTGTCTGGCGCGGCTCACGATCGACTGCTTAGCGTGTG GCAAGTACGAGAAGACGGCAAGGACAAAAACTCGGTGGCGTCGTTCGTACTGACGGATGAGCCGAAGCACGTTGACCTCGTCGCGTCCAAAAGCAAGGAACAG GCGGTGAGGCTGGCGGCGGTGTGCCAAGATGGACAGCTGCATCTCTTTGAGCACTTTCTAAACGG GCCCTGCAAGAAGCCCCAGTCGCCTTTGTGCACGCTGCAGATGTCGGACACAAAGGATACCCCGACGCCGATCCCCCTCCTCGCCGCCGCCTTGGCCGCCGAGTCCCGAAGTGCGATGCTGGCTTACGGCAACTATCTGCAGCCTGTCACGGAGAGAGTG gACCTTAACACAGCCGATAGGCACGTTTGCTTGACGCGGAATGTTCAGACCACATTGTCCCTTTCCATCACATCTGCCGTTTCTAAG GTGAAAACCCCAGTTGTCAACGCCAAGAGCAAAGTGCTCATTCCCGGTCTTCCCGGTCATCAAGCCCCAGTGAAGGCGACGgcgaaaagaaaagaaggcaCGGACAACAAAGAG AAGTCAATAGCGGAGCGTCTCGGGGAAATTGATCTGCAATCTGCGGCCTCCGCCCAAAAGGGGGCGCCCTGCTTGCAGACGGACAATTTTGCCGTGCTGCTGGTGCAGGGCCTCGAGAGCAACGACAGCACCATCCTAAAT AAAGTTTTTCAAACTCGTAAAGACACGGTGATCAAGAAAACGGTGGCTCGGCTACCCCTTCCTTCCGTTTTACCGTTGGTGGAAGAG ATTACCAAGAGGCTCCAAGGGCACCCTTTCAC GGCATCTCTGATGGTCCGGTGGCTCAAAGCGGTACTAATGCAGCACACATCATACCTGTCTTCG CTGCCCGACCTGGTTTCCCAGCTGGGAGTGCTCTACCACATGATTGAGAGCAGAGTGAAGATGTTCCACAAACTGACAAAGTTAAAAGGAAAGCTGTACCTCCTGGTGACGCAG GTGGAGACAAAGACGGAGAGCAACAAGGCGTTTGACGTTGACCACACAGCCAAGCTGGTCTATGAAGAGG AATCTTCGGATGAGGATGAGGCCTCTGGGTCTGAAGAAGGCCTTGTGGATGAAGACTCGGAT AATTgggaggaggacgaggtgATGGAAGACGACAAGAAAGAGCCAAGTGATCACGAGGAAGACGATGCCGACGGCAGGACGGATTCCAAAGCGAACGGGGAGGAAAAGATGGAGCACGATAATGAGAGTGAAGAAGAATGA
- the LOC119115991 gene encoding WD repeat-containing protein 43-like isoform X1, whose product MADGKGSASLPLPCVFSPKSHRYLAVCAQDGRLRIWNTDSQTLHQEYVPSAHLSATPTCIHWGPCRTAKEGPQRKRRKSEAVQLEQRADLLAMGTVAGTVLIYSTAKGALHCTLDGGHSGGVNCVHWHPEDTLLYSGSDDTNIVEWDLQTGKARSKWKADGAAVTSLCVSPDGKLLLSAGRVIKMWALDTKELYRKFTGHSTAVTTLRFATAQPSDSSGLYFVSGAAHDRLLSVWQVREDGKDKNSVASFVLTDEPKHVDLVASKSKEQQAVRLAAVCQDGQLHLFEHFLNGPCKKPQSPLCTLQMSDTKDTPTPIPLLAAALAAESRSAMLAYGNYLQPVTERVDLNTADRHVCLTRNVQTTLSLSITSAVSKVKTPVVNAKSKVLIPGLPGHQAPVKATAKRKEGTDNKEKSIAERLGEIDLQSAASAQKGAPCLQTDNFAVLLVQGLESNDSTILNKVFQTRKDTVIKKTVARLPLPSVLPLVEEITKRLQGHPFTASLMVRWLKAVLMQHTSYLSSLPDLVSQLGVLYHMIESRVKMFHKLTKLKGKLYLLVTQVETKTESNKAFDVDHTAKLVYEEESSDEDEASGSEEGLVDEDSDNWEEDEVMEDDKKEPSDHEEDDADGRTDSKANGEEKMEHDNESEEE is encoded by the exons ATGGCGGACGGTAAAGGCAGCGCTTCGCTGCCGCTACCTTGCGTCTTTTCGCCTAAATCCCACCGATACCTGGCAGTGTGCGCCCAGGATGGGAGGCTTCGAATTTGGAACACAGACAGTCAAACACTCCACCAGGAGTACGTGCCTTCAGCTCATTTGAGCGCCACTCCTACATGCATACATTGGGGACCATGCCGGACAGCCAAG GAGGGTCctcagaggaagaggaggaaatcGGAGGCGGTGCAGCTGGAGCAAAGGGCAGACCTGTTGGCAATGGGCACGGTGGCGGGCACCGTCCTTATTTACAGTACAGCCAAGGGAGCTCTTCACTGCACCCTG GACGGAGGCCATAGCGGGGGAGTGAATTGCGTTCATTGGCACCCCGAAGACACTTTGTTATATAGCGGCTCCGATGACACAAACATTGTGGAATGGGACCTGCAGACGGGCAAGGCGCGGAG CAAGTGGAAAGCAGACGGAGCCGCGGTAACCAGTTTGTGCGTGAGCCCGGACGGTAAACTGCTGCTTTCGGCCGGACGGGTCATCAAGATGTGGGCCTTGGACACCAAGGAGCTTTATAGG AAATTCACCGGCCACTCCACGGCGGTGACGACGCTCCGCTTTGCCACGGCGCAGCCCAGCGACAGCAGCGGTCTCTATTTTGTGTCTGGCGCGGCTCACGATCGACTGCTTAGCGTGTG GCAAGTACGAGAAGACGGCAAGGACAAAAACTCGGTGGCGTCGTTCGTACTGACGGATGAGCCGAAGCACGTTGACCTCGTCGCGTCCAAAAGCAAGGAACAG CAGGCGGTGAGGCTGGCGGCGGTGTGCCAAGATGGACAGCTGCATCTCTTTGAGCACTTTCTAAACGG GCCCTGCAAGAAGCCCCAGTCGCCTTTGTGCACGCTGCAGATGTCGGACACAAAGGATACCCCGACGCCGATCCCCCTCCTCGCCGCCGCCTTGGCCGCCGAGTCCCGAAGTGCGATGCTGGCTTACGGCAACTATCTGCAGCCTGTCACGGAGAGAGTG gACCTTAACACAGCCGATAGGCACGTTTGCTTGACGCGGAATGTTCAGACCACATTGTCCCTTTCCATCACATCTGCCGTTTCTAAG GTGAAAACCCCAGTTGTCAACGCCAAGAGCAAAGTGCTCATTCCCGGTCTTCCCGGTCATCAAGCCCCAGTGAAGGCGACGgcgaaaagaaaagaaggcaCGGACAACAAAGAG AAGTCAATAGCGGAGCGTCTCGGGGAAATTGATCTGCAATCTGCGGCCTCCGCCCAAAAGGGGGCGCCCTGCTTGCAGACGGACAATTTTGCCGTGCTGCTGGTGCAGGGCCTCGAGAGCAACGACAGCACCATCCTAAAT AAAGTTTTTCAAACTCGTAAAGACACGGTGATCAAGAAAACGGTGGCTCGGCTACCCCTTCCTTCCGTTTTACCGTTGGTGGAAGAG ATTACCAAGAGGCTCCAAGGGCACCCTTTCAC GGCATCTCTGATGGTCCGGTGGCTCAAAGCGGTACTAATGCAGCACACATCATACCTGTCTTCG CTGCCCGACCTGGTTTCCCAGCTGGGAGTGCTCTACCACATGATTGAGAGCAGAGTGAAGATGTTCCACAAACTGACAAAGTTAAAAGGAAAGCTGTACCTCCTGGTGACGCAG GTGGAGACAAAGACGGAGAGCAACAAGGCGTTTGACGTTGACCACACAGCCAAGCTGGTCTATGAAGAGG AATCTTCGGATGAGGATGAGGCCTCTGGGTCTGAAGAAGGCCTTGTGGATGAAGACTCGGAT AATTgggaggaggacgaggtgATGGAAGACGACAAGAAAGAGCCAAGTGATCACGAGGAAGACGATGCCGACGGCAGGACGGATTCCAAAGCGAACGGGGAGGAAAAGATGGAGCACGATAATGAGAGTGAAGAAGAATGA